A single Saccopteryx bilineata isolate mSacBil1 chromosome 9, mSacBil1_pri_phased_curated, whole genome shotgun sequence DNA region contains:
- the GDF10 gene encoding growth/differentiation factor 10, with protein MARGPAQPSPGPGSQLLPLLPLLLLLLQDAGGSHTVPARAAPPVATDGLLRDKDPQRFMGVTPVALGPGAQDMVAVHMLRLYEKYSRRGARPGGGNTVRSFRPRLEVINQKTLYFFNLTSIQDSEMILTATFHFYSKPWWPRAHEMPCKQPAKNASCISPARQHLLFRSLSQNTATQGLLRGAMALVPMPRGLWQTKDISPIVKAARRNGELLLSAQLDSGEKNPGVPRPSPHAPYILIYANDLAISEPNSVAVTLQRYDPLQAGDPEPSAASNSSADPRVRRATQATGPLQDNELPGLDETPAQATHTQHYHKHKLWPSPFRTLKPRPGRKDRRKKGQDVFMASSQVLHFDEKTMQKARRKQWDEPRVCSRRYLKVDFADIGWNEWIISPKSFDAYYCAGACEFPMPKIVRPSNHATIQSIVRAVGIVPGIPEPCCVPDKMNSLGVLFFDENRNVVLKIYPNMSVETCACR; from the exons ATGGCCCGTGGCCCCGCTCAGCCCAGCCCAGGACCAGGATCTCAActgctgccgctgctgccgcTGCTTTTACTGTTGCTCCAGGATGCGGGCGGCAGCCACACAGTCCCCGCGCGGGCCGCCCCTCCCGTGGCCACCGACGGCCTGCTCAGGGACAAGGACCCCCAGCGGTTCATGGGGGTCACTCCCGTCGCTTTGGGCCCCGGCGCCCAGGACATGGTTGCTGTCCACATGCTTCGGCTTTATGAGAAATACAGCCGAAGGGGCGCGCGGCCTGGAGGGGGCAACACAGTCCGCAGTTTCAGGCCCAGGTTGG AAGTGATCAACCAGAAGACCCTGTATTTCTTCAACCTGACTTCCATACAGGACTCAGAAATGATTCTCACAGCCACATTCCACTTCTACTCGAAGCCATGGTGGCCCCGGGCACATGAGATGCCATGTAAGCAGCCAGCCAAGAATGCATCCTGCATCTCACCCGCACGCCAGCACCTGCTCTTCCGCAGTCTCTCGCAGAACACGGCCACACAGGGGCTGCTCAGAGGGGCCATGGCCCTGGTGCCCATGCCACGGGGCCTGTGGCAGACCAAGGACATCTCCCCCATAGTCAAGGCAGCACGCCGGAATGGTGAATTGCTTCTCTCTGCCCAGCTGGATTCTGGGGAGAAGAACCCCGGAGTGCCCAGGCCTAGTCCCCATGCACCCTACATTCTCATCTATGCCAATGACCTGGCCATTTCAGAGCCCAACAGTGTGGCAGTCACACTACAGAGGTATGACCCCCTCCAGGCTGGAGACCCAGAGCCCAGTGCAGCCTCGAACAGCTCCGCAGACCCCCGCGTTCGGAGGGCCACACAGGCCACTGGGCCCCTCCAGGACAATGAGCTGCCAGGGCTGGATGAGACGCCAGCACAGGCCACCCACACTCAGCACTACCACAAGCACAAACTATGGCCCAGCCCCTTCCGGACACTGAAGCCCCGGCCAGGGCGCAAGGACCGCAGGAAAAAGGGCCAGGATGTGttcatggcctcatctcaggtgctgcaCTTTGATGAAAAGACAATGCAGAAGGCCCGGAGAAAGCAGTGGGATGAGCCGAGGGTCTGCTCCCGCAGGTACCTGAAGGTGGACTTTGCAGACATTGGTTGGAACGAATGGATCATCTCACCCAAATCCTTTGATGCCTACTACTGTGCTGGCGCTTGCGAGTTCCCCATGCCCAAG ATCGTCCGCCCGTCCAATCACGCCACCATCCAGAGCATCGTCAGGGCCGTGGGCATTGTCCCAGGCATCCCAGAGCCCTGCTGTGTGCCCGACAAGATGAACTCTCTTGGCGTCCTCTTCTTTGATGAGAACCGGAACGTGGTTCTGAAGATATACCCCAATATGTCTGTGGAGACCTGTGCTTGCCGATAA